From the genome of Vitis riparia cultivar Riparia Gloire de Montpellier isolate 1030 chromosome 2, EGFV_Vit.rip_1.0, whole genome shotgun sequence, one region includes:
- the LOC117933538 gene encoding crooked neck-like protein 1, whose translation MAAKDSDPSLGFLTKKETEVKLPRPTRVKNKTPAPIQITAEQILREARERQEAEIRPPKQKITDSTELADYRLRKRKEFEDLIRRVRWNISVWIKYAQWEESQKDFNRARSVWERALEVDYRNHTLWLKYAEVEMKNKFINHARNVWDRAVTLLPRVDQLWYKYIHMEEMLGNVAGARQVFERWMTWMPDQQGWLSYIKFEIRYNEMERARGIFERFVQCHPKVGAWIRYAKFEMKNGEVARARNCYERAIEKLADDEDAEQLFLAFAEFEERCKESERARCIYKFALDHIPKGRAEDLYRKFVAFEKQYGDKEGIEDAIVGKRRFQYEEEVRKNPLNYDSWFDYIRLEENTGNKARTREVYERAIANVPPAEEKRYWQRYIYLWINYALYEELEAEDAERTRDVYRECLKLIPHDKFSFAKLWLMAGQFEIRQLNLKGARQILGNAIGKAPKDKIFKKYIEIELQLGNIDRCRKLYEKYLEWSPENCYAWSKYAELEKSLSETERARAIFELAIAQPALDMPELLWKAYIDFEISEGEFERTRELYERLLDRTKHLKVWISYAKFEASAMVEDDMGADLPEDDAQESILEEKRQCIERARRVFEKAVNYFRTSAPELKEERTMLLEEWLNMESSFGELGDVNLVQIKLPKKLKKKRQIVTEDGPSGYEEYIDYLFPEETQTTNLKILEAAYRWKKQKTSDDE comes from the exons ATGGCTGCAAAAGACTCCGACCCTTCATTAGGGTTTCTGACGAAGAAAGAAACGGAGGTGAAGCTGCCGCGGCCGACTAGGGTTAAGAACAAGACCCCAGCCCCCATCCAAATCACCGCTGAGCAAATCCTCCGAGAAGCTCGTGAACGGCAAGAGGCTGAAATCCGACCGCCGAAGCAGAAGATCACTGATTCGACTGAGCTCGCTGACTATCGCCTCCGCAAACGGAAGGAGTTCGAAGACCTAATCCGAAGAGTGCGATGGAACATCAGCGTCTGGATCAAGTACGCGCAGTGGGAGGAGTCTCAGAAGGACTTCAACCGAGCGCGATCTGTGTGGGAGCGAGCGCTCGAGGTCGATTACAGGAACCACACGTTGTGGCTGAAGTACGCCGAGGTGGAGATGAAGAACAAGTTCATCAACCACGCGCGGAATGTCTGGGACCGCGCTGTCACTCTATTGCCTCGCGTCGATCAGCTCTGGTACAAGTACATTCACATGGAGGAGATGCTGGGGAATGTGGCTGGTGCTCGGCAGGTTTTCGAGAGATGGATGACTTGGATGCCGGACCAGCAGGGTTGGTTATCATACATTAAGTTTGAGATTCGATACAACGAGATGGAGAGAGCGCGGGGAATTTTTGAGCGGTTCGTGCAGTGTCACCCGAAGGTCGGGGCATGGATTCGCTATGCCAAATTTGAGATGAAGAATGGAGAGGTTGCGAGGGCAAGGAATTGTTACGAGAGGGCCATTGAGAAGTTGGCCGATGATGAGGATGCTGAACAATTGTTCCTTGCATTTGCGGAATTTGAAGAGCGGTGTAAGGAATCCGAGCGTGCTAGGTGCATTTACAAGTTCGCTCTTGACCACATACCAAAAGGTAGGGCGGAGGACTTGTACAGAAAGTTTGTGGCATTTGAAAAGCAATATGGTGACAAGGAGGGAATAGAGGATGCAATCGTGGGGAAGAGGAGGTTTCAGTATGAAGAGGAGGTTAGGAAGAATCCACTCAATTACGACTCATGGTTTGATTATATTAGATTGGAGGAGAATACAGGGAACAAAGCCAGGACTAGAGAAGTTTATGAGCGGGCTATTGCTAATGTTCCTCCTGCTGAGGAGAAGCGATACTGGCAGCGCTACATTTACTTGTG gATTAATTATGCTTTATACGAAGAGCTTGAGGCAGAAGACGCGGAGCGGACACGAGATGTATATAG GGAGTGTCTTAAGCTGATTCCTCACGACAAATTCTCATTTGCGAAACTATGGCTTATGGCTGGCCAGTTTGAAATACGACAATTAAATCTCAAGGGTGCCCGTCAAATCCTGGGGAATGCAATTGGAAAGGCTCCAAAAGATAAG ATTTTCAAGAAATACATTGAGATCGAGTTGCAACTCGGCAATATAGATCGTTGTCGGAAGTTATATGAGAAATATTTGGAGTGGTCCCCTGAGAACTGCTATGCTTGGAGCAAGTATGCTGAATTGGAGAAGTCTTTGTCTGAAACAGAGCGAGCTAGAGCTATCTTTGAGCTTGCAATTGCTCAACCTGCATTGGATATGCCAGAGTTATTGTGGAAG GCATATATTGACTTTGAGATATCAGAGGGAGAATTCGAAAGGACCAGGGAGCTCTATGAGAGGCTTCTAGATCGAACAAAGCACTTGAAAGTGTGGATTAGTTATGCAAAATTCGAGGCATCTGCTATGGTGGAGGATGACATGGGTGCAGACTTACCAGAAGATGATGCCCAGGAATCTATTCTAGAAGAAAAGAGGCAATGCATTGAACGAGCTAGAA GGGTTTTTGAGAAAGCCGTTAACTATTTTAGAACATCTGCACCTGAACTGAAAGAGGAAAGGACCATGCTTCTGGAAGAGTGGTTGAACATGGAAAGTAGCTTTGGTGAGCTTGGTGATGTCAATTTGGTCCAGATAAAGTTGCCCAAGAAACTCAAGAAGAAGAGGCAAATAGTAACGGAGGATGGTCCATCTGG TTACGAGGAGTATATAGACTACCTGTTCCCTGAGGAAACCCAGACCACAAATCTCAAGATTTTGGAAGCAGCATACAGGTGGAAGAAGCAAAAAACTTCTGATGACGAATAG
- the LOC117927560 gene encoding uncharacterized protein LOC117927560 yields MEFDPRVVVIDDTEDDLNGCSVHEFISSLRSSFRPPDFDRMEEYLMLREKYRKREKEDLEAKTKKISDALSAELGKKRIENELLEGKHAEEVSERLVLQGELNECKRECERLKENVTRLSEDQRVMCDREKRGEERYGRLLEELKRNEECIAQLNCRNTELECEKRLEEAENEMWKKRFGELESRILALEEDTEMLKRAEPNFYERMKGDLRLRTAGFPELRAEQEAGTIIKIKKEMDLESTSGNLETMPIDQIVGNSVKKYHASPGAGSSCHTPRKGIQSLQGGGGGTPAFVGSINISDSDDEMPKVMRSNSTDRDSKEVMSGKEELPQKMKQVMLLNHRGTQDKLESKQESLGCTGAEDTPKRKEASSLTRNPVFLKRFKGGTNAEDTCDIFNSDDSSSGSESEGAEDFTFDLIMSRLQSNQRG; encoded by the exons ATGGAGTTTGATCCGAGGGTTGTTGTGATTGATGATACAGAGGATGATCTCAACGGCTGCAGTGTTCATGAGTTTATATCTTCGTTGAGATCTTCGTTTCGGCCGCCTGATTTTGATAGAATGGAGGAGTACTTGATGTTGAGGGAGAAGTATCGGAAGCGAGAGAAGGAGGATTTAGAGGCGAAGACGAAGAAAATTTCGGACGCATTGTCGGCTGAACTCGGGAAAAAAAGGATAGAGAACGAGTTGCTTGAGGGGAAACACGCAGAAGAGGTTTCGGAGAGACTGGTGCTCCAAGGCGAATTGAATGAGTGTAAGAGAGAGTGCGAACGGCTCAAAGAGAATGTGACTCGATTGAGCGAAGATCAGAGGGTGATGTGTGATAGAGAGAAGAGAGGTGAGGAGAGGTATGGCAGGTTGTTGGAAGAATTGAAGAGAAATGAGGAATGTATTGCTCAATTGAACTGTAGGAACACGGAATTGGAATGTGAGAAAAGATTGGAGGAGGCTGAGAATGAGATGTGGAAGAAAAGATTTGGGGAGCTGGAGTCTAGGATATTGGCATTGGAAGAAGACACTGAAATGTTGAAGAGGGCAGAACCCAACTTTTATGAGAGAATGAAGGGGGACTTGCGACTGAGAACTGCAGGCTTCCCTGAATTGAGGGCTGAGCAGGAAGCAGGTAccattataaaaattaagaaagagatGGACCTGGAATCAACTTCGGGGAATTTGGAAACTATGCCAATTGATCAAATTGTGGGGAATTCTGTTAAAAAATATCATGCCTCACCAGGTGCAGGCTCTAGCTGCCATACCCCTCGCAAAGGAATCCAAAGTTTACAGGGCGGAG GTGGTGGAACACCAGCATTTGTAGGCTCTATCAACATCAGTGACAGTGATGATGAAATGCCCAAAGTAATGAGAAGTAATTCAACTGATCGTGATTCAAAAGAAGTTATGAGTGGAAAAGAAGAGCTTCCTCAAAAAATGAAACAGGTTATGCTTTTGAATCATAGAGGTACCCAAGATAAACTTGAAAGCAAACAAGAAAGTTTGGGTTGTACTGGTGCAGAAGATactccaaaaagaaaagaagcttCTTCTTTAACACGTAATCCAGTGTTTTTGAAGCGATTCAAAGGAGGAACTAATGCAGAAGATACTTGCGATATATTTAACAGTGATGATAGCTCCTCTGGCTCTGAAAGTGAAGGAGCTGAGGATTTTACTTTTGATCTGATTATGTCAAGACTTCAAAGCAACCAACGGGGATGA